In the genome of Candidatus Effluviviaceae Genus V sp., the window CTGCCGTCGTGGCTTGCGCACTTCGCCGGGCTGGCGCTGCTCCTGGCGGTCGCGTTCGACACGCTCGGTAGGCGGCTCCTCGCGCGGTCGGCTTGACCGTGCTCGACGGCCCGTGATACCATGCAGCGTGCAATCCCCTTCCCGGAAGCGCGCCTCCCGCGGCCCCGCGCGGCGGTCACGGCGCGCCTCCTGAGTCTCTGGTCCGCCGTCCATCGCAGATGCGCAGCGCGGCGGAGGGGAGCAGTCCGCGATGAAGCTCGGGTCCGTCGATGTGGATGTCGTCGACGCCGGCCGCTTCCTCTTCGACGGGGGCGGCATGTTCGGCGTCGTGCCGAAGGTCATCTGGAACGAGCTCCTTCCGGCCGACGACCGGAACAGGCTGACGCTGTCCCTGTGGCTTCTGCTGGTCCGGACGCCGGACGAAACGGTGCTCGTCGACACGGGGTTCGGCAGGCGGTTCTCCGAGATCGAGCGGAGGATGTACGGACCAGCGCCGTCGCCCGCCGTCGACGAGGCGCTCGGGGCCCGGGGCATCGCCCCGGCCGACGTGGACGTGGTTGTGCTGACCCACCTGCACGCAGACCATGCCGGAGGGGCGACGCGGAGGGACGGCGACCGTCTCGTTCCGATGTTCCCCAAGGCCCGCTATCTCGTGCACGAGCGCGAGTGGGTGGACGCGGCGAACCCGAACGCCATGAGCGCGGCAGGCTACCGGGCGGAGGATTTCCTGCCGCTCGAGAAGGCGGGTGCCGTCGAACTCGTGGGCGACCGTCACAGGGTCGGCAGGCACATCGTCATGGAGCGGACCGGTGGGCACACGGCCGGGCACATGATGGTCCGGGTCGAGACCGATGAGCGCGACGTCGTCTACCCGGCCGACCTCATCCCCAGCCGTCATCACTTCAAGGCCCCGTACGTCGCGAGCGTCGACCTCTATCCGCTGGAGGTCGTCGAGAGGAAGCTCGAGGTGCTGGCCGACGCCGCCGAGAAGGGCTCCATCCTGGTCCTGGACCACGATCCGGACGGCGCCGTCGGCCGGGTGGTGGAGGTGAAGAAGGGGCGCTACGTCTTCGAGGAGATCGCCTGACAACGACCGGCCGCGGAGCATCTCGCACCGGGACACGACAACGCTCCAGGGAGACCGCATGACCGCCAGCACGCCGAACCGCATCCTCGTCCTCAATCCCGGCTCGACGTCCACGAAGCTCGCGCTGTACGAGGACGGGACCTGTCTCTTCGACGAGTCGATCAGCCACTCGCGCCAGGAGCTGTCCCAGTTCAGGAGGATCATCGACCAGCTGGAGTACCGTTCGGCCCTGGTCGACAAGTTCCTCTCGGATCGGGCGATCGACGTCTCGTCGCTCGCGGCCGTCGTCGGCCGCGGCGGGCTCATGCAGTCGATAGTCTCGGGGACCTACCGGATCAACGAGCAGATGCTCGAGGACCTTCGGGTCGGTCTCCAGGGAGAGCACGCCTCGAACCTGGCCGCTCACATGGCGCACACCATCGCAGAACGGGCGGGAGTTCCCTGCTTCGTCGTCGACCCTGTCGTCGTCGACGAGCTCAGTCCGCCGGCGCGCCTCTCCGGCGTCCCCGAGATCCCGCGGAAGAGTATCGTCCACGCGCTGAACGTCAAGGCCACCGCCCGCGTCGCTGCGTCCGAACTCGGAAAGCCGCTGGCGGACACGAACCTCATCGTCTGCCACATGGGCGGCGGGACGAGTGTCTGTGCGCTTCAGGGCGGACGGATGGTCGACGTCTCGAACGCGCTCTCGGCCGGACCGTTCACGCCCGAGCGGGCGGGCGCGGTCCCCACGCTCGAGCTCGTCGAGATGTGCTTCTCGGGCGAGCATACGAAGGACGAGGTCAGAAGGAAACTGGTCGGCAAGGGCGGGCTCGTCGGCTATCTGGGGACGAACGACGCACTCGAGGTGGAGACCCGCGCCGTCGGCGGCGACGCGAAGGCGAAGCGCGTCTACGACGCGATGGTCTACCAGATCGCCAAGGAGATCGGCGGGATGGCGGCGGTCCTCGGAGGAACGGTCGACGCGATCGTGCTGACCGGGGGACTCGCGCGCTCTGACTACGTTGTCGACATGCTTCGCGGGCACGTCGGGTTCATCGGCGGGTTCATCCTGGTACCCGGCGGCGACGAGATGCGGGCGCTCGCCGAGGGCGCCCTGCGCGTGCTGCGCGGCGAGGAGAGGGCCCTCGAGTATCCCCACCCCGTCGAGGACGCAGACGAACTTGTCTAGACGGCGGGCGCGGCCCGAACGTCACAATGGAGCGATGAGAATGAGAGAGCACAGCGGTGTCGGGTGGATCGAGGTCATCTGCGGCAGCATGTTTTCGGGTAAGAGCGAGGAGCTCATCAGAAGACTGCGCCGAGCGAAGATCGCCCGGCAGGAGGTCGTCGCCTTCAAGCCATCGATCGACGATCGGTACGACGAGGACGACATCGTCTCGCACGACGAGCGACGCATCGAGTCCGTGAGGATCGCGAAGGCATCGGAGATCCTCGCGCGCGTCGACGACGCGGTCGAGGTCGTCGGCATCGACGAGGCCCAGTTCTTCGACGGGGACCTTGTCGCCGTCTGCGAGGAGCTCGCCGATACCGGCAGG includes:
- a CDS encoding thymidine kinase — encoded protein: MREHSGVGWIEVICGSMFSGKSEELIRRLRRAKIARQEVVAFKPSIDDRYDEDDIVSHDERRIESVRIAKASEILARVDDAVEVVGIDEAQFFDGDLVAVCEELADTGRRVIVAGLDQDYLGRPFEPMPQLLAVAEYITKTLAVCMRCGRPANRTQRIIASDERVVVGADEVYEARCRRCFSPLEAQESAENGESESAPEPVPEPSQKVR
- the buk gene encoding butyrate kinase is translated as MTASTPNRILVLNPGSTSTKLALYEDGTCLFDESISHSRQELSQFRRIIDQLEYRSALVDKFLSDRAIDVSSLAAVVGRGGLMQSIVSGTYRINEQMLEDLRVGLQGEHASNLAAHMAHTIAERAGVPCFVVDPVVVDELSPPARLSGVPEIPRKSIVHALNVKATARVAASELGKPLADTNLIVCHMGGGTSVCALQGGRMVDVSNALSAGPFTPERAGAVPTLELVEMCFSGEHTKDEVRRKLVGKGGLVGYLGTNDALEVETRAVGGDAKAKRVYDAMVYQIAKEIGGMAAVLGGTVDAIVLTGGLARSDYVVDMLRGHVGFIGGFILVPGGDEMRALAEGALRVLRGEERALEYPHPVEDADELV
- a CDS encoding MBL fold metallo-hydrolase, giving the protein MKLGSVDVDVVDAGRFLFDGGGMFGVVPKVIWNELLPADDRNRLTLSLWLLLVRTPDETVLVDTGFGRRFSEIERRMYGPAPSPAVDEALGARGIAPADVDVVVLTHLHADHAGGATRRDGDRLVPMFPKARYLVHEREWVDAANPNAMSAAGYRAEDFLPLEKAGAVELVGDRHRVGRHIVMERTGGHTAGHMMVRVETDERDVVYPADLIPSRHHFKAPYVASVDLYPLEVVERKLEVLADAAEKGSILVLDHDPDGAVGRVVEVKKGRYVFEEIA